From Falco cherrug isolate bFalChe1 chromosome 4, bFalChe1.pri, whole genome shotgun sequence, one genomic window encodes:
- the LOC102055997 gene encoding zinc finger protein 398-like: protein MAELHAHLRAPERAEAAVWDALPWELPLPAVPVSFEDITVHFSKQEWASLDDGQKELYRTVMEGNYEMLVSLYCALFKPELLFRLERGEELCVPAESDLKAADVSPEPAAEPGCLSNDSLLEQVTKESCEENCRDLKESRSLAMTADCIAPHIPHEATAIPADLSQPTLLPSCPVPTRCHEEVNPSWSPAPPPAAADANVGVPMEVPQEEVVAEKQAVPVTPSKGLEEEDTKDSGNGGQGLVADVPNELVKEAIPDVRRTMPQADPSCTITSPRKPIESPCVGRTATCQRNSTREKSYSCPVCRKNFLLKINLIIHQRNHRNSVPYVCTHCGCNFMSKKKIRRHLRFWASKGFCQPLEGEQCPGRAVGPASQPCTQSSTMWQVPNPNQYPLSPGVMYTCNLCAENYSSQRFLVLRQHRLTTA, encoded by the exons ATGGCGGAGCTGCACGCCCACCTCCGGGCGCCGGAGCGGGCGGAGGCGGCGGTGTGGGACGCGCTCCCCTGGGAGCTGCCGCTCCCCGCG GTGCCAGTGAGTTTCGAGGACATCACGGTGCACTTCAGCAAGCAGGAGTGGGCGAGCCTGGACGATGGGCAGAAGGAGCTGTACAGGACTGTGATGGAGGGCAACTACGAGATGCTGGTGTCCTTGT ACTGTGCCCTGTTCAAGCCTGAACTCCTATTTCGGCTCGAAAGAGGAGAAGAGCTGTGCGTGCCAGCAGAGTCAGACCTGAAGGCAGCAGACGTGTCCCCGGAGCCAGCCGCAG agccgGGCTGCCTGAGCAATGACAgtctgctggagcaggtgacAAAGGAGTCTTGCGAGGAGAATTGTAGGGACCTGAAGGAAAGCAGGAGCCTGGCGATGACGGCAGACTGCATTGCCC CACACATCCCTCACGAAGCCACCGCTATCCCAGCAGATCTCAGCCAGCCAACCCTGTTACCTTCCTGCCCGGTCCCTACACGTTGTCACGAAGAGGTGAATCCGAGCTGGTCTCCAGCGCCgcctcctgcagcag CTGATGCCAATGTGGGGGTCCCGATGGAGGTACCGCAGGAGGAGGTTGTTGCGGAGAAGCAGGCAGTGCCTGTAACACCCTCGAAGGGTCTGGAAGAGGAGGACACAAAAGATTCAGGGAATGGTGGCCAAGGTCTGGTGGCAGATGTTCCCAATGAACTGGTTAAGGAGGCAATACCAGATGTCCGCAGAACGATGCCACAGGCAGATCCCAGCTGCACCATCACCTCCCCAAGAAAGCCCATAGAGAGCCCCTGCGTGGGCCGGACTGCAACCTGCCAGCGAAATTCCACCCGGGAGAAATCCTACTCCTGCCCTGTGTGCAGGAAAAACTTTCTGCTGAAGATCAACCTGATCATCCACCAGCGGAACCACAGGAACAGCGTGCCTTACGTCTGCACCCACTGCGGCTGCAACTTCATGTCCAAAAAGAAGATCCGACGTCACCTGCGGTTCTGGGCGTCCAAGGGGTTCTGCCAGCCCTTGGAGGGGGAGCAGTGCCCCGGCCGGGCGGTGGgccctgcctcccagccctgcacccagaGCAGTACCATGTGGCAGGTGCCCAACCCCAACCAGTACCCGCTGTCGCCTGGGGTGATGTACACGTGCAACCTGTGCGCGGAGAACTACTCCAGCCAGCGCTTCCTGGTGCTGCGCCAGCACAGGCTAACCACCGCCTGA